In the Nilaparvata lugens isolate BPH chromosome 9, ASM1435652v1, whole genome shotgun sequence genome, one interval contains:
- the LOC111045829 gene encoding uncharacterized protein LOC111045829, whose protein sequence is MVTKAVHVEVVSELTTKAFIAALIRFSSRRGIPHSIFSDNATTFVGANNELQDLHQFFESSKTQQDIHNYTSVLNIKWHFIPPRAPSFGGLWENAVKNFKKIFKVVTFNHILNFEDMTTFAAQIEAILNSRPLVPLTEDPQDLQYLSPGHFLVGRPLTALPFHCPPTTHVDNRCRWKLLQKITQELWDRWSKEYLVTLQRKHKWLTESDNLTVDTMVLLKDLNSAPSTWKLARIIETHPGADGKVRVVTVQTAHGRFKRAISSLAPLPAFEDD, encoded by the coding sequence ATGGTCACAAAAGCAGTACACGTAGAAGTCGTCTCAGAGTTGACAACGAAAGCCTTTATTGCGGCACTCATTCGCTTCTCATCACGTCGTGGTATTCCACACTCCATATTTTCGGACAATGCAACCACGTTTGTAGGTGCAAACAATGAACTACAAGATCTACATCAGTTTTTTGAGTCATCTAAAACTCAACAAGATATTCATAACTACACGTCGGTTCTCAATATCAAGTGGCACTTCATTCCACCTCGCGCCCCATCTTTTGGAGGTCTATGGGAGAATGCTGtcaagaatttcaagaaaattttcaaagtcgTCACATTCAATCATATTCTTAATTTTGAAGATATGACTACATTCGCAGCTCAAATTGAAGCTATCCTTAATTCTCGTCCACTCGTACCTCTTACAGAGGACCCTCAAGATCTTCAGTATCTCTCGCCAGGTCACTTCTTGGTTGGTCGCCCATTGACTGCGTTGCCTTTCCATTGCCCACCCACCACCCATGTCGATAACAGGTGTCGTTGGAAACTTCTTCAAAAAATCACTCAAGAACTTTGGGACAGATGGTCTAAGGAGTACTTAGTCACACTTCAACGCAAGCACAAATGGCTTACTGAATCGGACAATCTCACAGTTGACACCATGGTTCTTCTGAAAGATCTCAATTCTGCTCCTTCCACATGGAAGTTAGCTCGCATCATTGAAACCCATCCAGGTGCTGATGGAAAAGTTCGTGTTGTTACAGTGCAGACTGCACATGGTAGATTCAAGAGAGCCATCTCTAGTCTCGCTCCGCTTCcagcatttgaagatgattaA